A stretch of the Rosa rugosa chromosome 5, drRosRugo1.1, whole genome shotgun sequence genome encodes the following:
- the LOC133709685 gene encoding mitochondrial outer membrane import complex protein METAXIN, translating into MEDYTLVVRKPCFGLPTACPSCLPLYFYLKFANLPFQLDYNLTYPDSDKIPYVESGEYVAYNNEKGGVIERLKEDGIVDLDTEFQSVPEWISMKAMVSSWLADAIKYELWVGTDGTSAQTIYCSDLPWPIGKVLFLKQVYNVKRQLGITKDNAEEIEEQIYKRASIAFEALSSRLGDQMFLFENRPSSLDAVFLSQALITLQALPETSILRSKLLEHENLVGYASRVNMEFVDASTSSSVPNSHANPSSSAPRRGPSNWRSKPKTKPKREKTKEEKDFKRRAKYFLVAQLVSVVLFVTLMGQVDGVEVELDDDDEGFDYNE; encoded by the exons TTCTACCTCAAATTCGCTAACCTCCCCTTTCAATTGGACTATAATCTCACCTACCCTGATTCTG ATAAAATTCCGTATGTTGAATCTGGTGAGTACGTGGCCTATAATAATGAGAAGGGTGGCGTGATTGAGAGACTGAAAGAAGATGGCATTGTTGATCTGGACACTGAATTCCAATCAGTCCCGGAATGGATATCTATGAAGGCCATGGTTAGCTCCTGGCTTGCTGATGCAATCAAGTATGAGCTCTGGGTGGGAACTGATGGTACTTCTGCCCAAACTATATATTGTTCTGATCTTCCTTGGCCAATAGGAAAAGTTTTGTTCTTGAAGCAAGTGTACAATGTCAAGCGGCAACTTGGGATTACTAAGGACAATGCTGAAGAAATAGAAGAACAG ATATACAAGAGAGCCAGCATTGCGTTTGAAGCTCTGTCTAGTAGATTGGGGGATCAAATGTTTTTATTTGAAAACAG GCCGTCAAGTTTGGATGCTGTCTTTTTGAGCCAGGCACTTATCACTCTTCAAGCATTACCG GAAACATCAATTCTCCGGAGCAAGCTCTTAGAACATGAGAACCTCGTTGGGTATGCCAGTAGGGTTAATATGGAGTTTGTTGATGCGAGTACTTCATCTTCAGTCCCAAACTCCCATGCAAATCCTTCATCATCAGCTCCGAGAAGAGGTCCTTCAAACTGGC GTTCTAAGCCCAAGACCAAACCCAAAAGGGAAAAAACAAAGGAGGAGAAAGATTTTAAGAGAAGGGCCAAATATTTTTTGGTAGCACAGCTGGTTTCGGTTGTACTTTTTGTCACTCTCATGGGTCAAGTTGATGGGGTTGAGGTTGagcttgatgatgatgatgaaggctTTGATTACAATGAATAG
- the LOC133712058 gene encoding protein ROLLING AND ERECT LEAF 2-like isoform X1, with product MGCSTSKLDDEEAVQLCKDRKRFIKQALEQRARFASGHLAYIQSLKRVSAALRDYIEVDEPHVFSLESFITPPFTPIKKTSPGFICDSTPKIRRISSKSFSPAQTQSEPHSSVKIHYLRSGGNPAVSVEERPPQSSETVSGSPGFICDSTPKIRRISSKSFSPAQTQSEPHSSVKVHYLRSGGNPAVSVEERPPQSSETVSGSPGFICDSTPKIRRISSKSFSPAQTQSEPHSSVKVHCLRSGGNPAVSVEERPPQSPETVRVETYSPVHQFGMDGFFAMQSSPMNSSSFFSYSPNNRPNIPPPSPQNSQWDFFWNPFSSLDYYGYPTPSSIDQTVMDDENRGLRQVREEEGIPDLEEIETEQEDCYDEANVRQERDKMDLNYNREEVIVEDVDDEEDEDEETVSGNETEHEAEIPSHDHVTIEVRAQTARQVETSNQGTAVVDREAKEETPGFTVYVNRRPTSMAEVIKDLEDQFVIVCNAANQVSALLEANREQYSSTSNELSAAMKMLNPVALFRSASSSRSASSRFLVTSSCSKDEGYESSSDFSEEPCMFSGSHQSTLDRLYAWEKKLYEEVKSGEKVRMTYDKKLKQLRNQDVKGDDQSALEKTRVSIRDLHTQMKVSIHSVEAISKRIESLRDEELQPQLSELVQGLARMWKVMAECHQTQKRSLDEAKLLLAGTPSKLEAKRLSSSSSVTDPNRLARSAANLETELRNWRAYFESWITSQRSYVRALTGWLLRCMRADPDTSKLPFSPRRSNGAPPIFGICIQWSRFLDAIRETPVLDGLDFFAAGMGSLYAQQVKEDLRRARIGSKRFESTEEFSGNMELVEVGQVEQVMTADKMAEVAIRVLCAGMSVTMSSLTEFSIASAEGYADLVNQWDDAKTRA from the exons ATGGGATGTTCTACATCTAAGCTAGATGATGAAGAAGCAGTTCAACTTTGTAAAGATCGAAAGAGATTTATTAAACAGGCTCTCGAACAAAGAGCACGATTTGCATCTGGACACTTGGCCTATATCCAGTCCCTGAAAAGAGTTTCGGCTGCTCTTCGTGACTATATTGAAGTGGATGAGCCTCATGTGTTCTCATTAGAGTCCTTCATAACCCCACCATTCACTccaataaagaaaacaagtccTGGTTTTATCTGTGACAGTACACCTAAGATCAGGAGGATTTCATCAAAATCCTTCTCACCTGCACAAACCCAATCCGAACCCCATTCATCTGTGAAGATACATTACCTAAGATCAGGAGGAAATCCGGCAGTGTCAGTGGAAGAGAGACCACCTCAATCATCGGAGACAGTCAGTGGAAGTCCTGGTTTTATCTGTGACAGTACACCTAAGATCAGGAGGATTTCATCAAAATCCTTCTCACCTGCACAAACCCAATCCGAACCCCATTCATCTGTGAAGGTACATTACCTAAGATCAGGAGGAAATCCGGCAGTGTCAGTGGAAGAGAGACCACCTCAATCATCGGAGACAGTCAGTGGAAGTCCTGGTTTTATCTGTGACAGTACACCTAAGATCAGGAGGATTTCATCAAAATCCTTCTCACCTGCACAAACCCAATCCGAACCCCATTCATCTGTGAAGGTACATTGCCTAAGATCAGGAGGAAATCCGGCAGTGTCAGTGGAAGAGAGACCCCCTCAATCACCAGAGACGGTCAGAGTAGAAACTTACTCTCCAGTACACCAGTTTGGAATGGATGGTTTCTTTGCAATGCAATCTTCTCCAATGAATTCTTCTTCATTCTTCTCCTATTCCCCTAACAACAGGCCCAATATCCCTCCACCTTCACCTCAAAACTCTCAATGGGATTTTTTCTGGAACCCATTTTCATCATTAGATTACTATGGTTATCCCACTCCATCTAGTATTGATCAGACAGTCATGGATGATGAGAATAGAGGACTAAGGCAGGtcagagaagaagaagggatCCCTGACTTGGAAGAAATTGAAACTGAGCAAGAGGATTGCTATGATGAGGCAAATGTAAGACAAGAAAGGGATAAAATGGATCTAAACTACAACAGAGAAGAAGTTATTGTTGAAGACGTTGATgatgaggaggatgaggatgaggagaCGGTCAGCGGAAACGAAACTGAGCATGAAGCAGAAATACCCTCCCATGATCATGTTACTATAGAGGTGCGAGCTCAGACTGCAAGACAAGTTGAAACTAGTAATCAAGGAACGGCAGTTGTTGATCGAGAGGCCAAGGAAGAAACACCAGGATTTACTGTTTATGTAAACCGAAGGCCAACGAGTATGGCAGAAGTTATCAAGGATTTAGAAGATCAGTTTGTGATCGTTTGCAATGCAGCCAATCAGGTCTCGGCGTTGTTAGAGGCCAACAGAGAGCAGTACTCATCAACCTCCAATGAACTCTCAG CAGCCATGAAAATGCTGAACCCAGTAGCTTTATTTCGCTCAGCATCCTCGTCTCGCTCAGCCTCATCCAGATTTTTAGTGACTTCTTCCTGCTCCAAAGATGAAGGTTATGAAAGCAGCAGTGACTTCTCAGAGGAGCCCTGCATGTTTTCAGGTAGTCACCAATCAACATTGGACAGATTGTATGCTTGGGAGAAGAAACTCTATGAGGAAGTCAAG TCTGGAGAAAAGGTTCGGATGACATATGACAAGAAATTAAAGCAACTCCGGAACCAAGATGTAAAAGGCGATGACCAATCTGCTCTAGAAAAAACAAGGGTATCCATTAGAGATCTGCATACGCAGATGAAGGTTTCGATACACTCAGTTGAAGCTATTTCAAAGAGAATTGAATCCTTAAGGGATGAAGAACTGCAGCCTCAACTTTCAGAATTGGTGCAAGG GTTGGCAAGGATGTGGAAAGTAATGGCAGAGTGTCATCAGACACAGAAACGAAGCCTCGATGAAGCCAAGCTTTTACTAGCAGGCACACCTTCAAAACTGGAAGCTAAAAGGCTTTCTTCTTCCAGTTCAGTCACTGATCCAAACCGGCTAGCACGTTCTGCAGCCAATCTTGAGACCGAACTGAGGAATTGGAGAGCCTATTTTGAGTCATGGATCACTTCTCAGCGATCCTACGTACGCGCATTAACAGGATGGCTTCTCCGTTGCATGAGGGCTGATCCAGATACATCAAAGTTGCCATTCTCTCCTCGTCGCTCTAACGGTGCTCCTCCAATATTTGGAATATGCATCCAATGGTCAAGGTTTCTAGATGCCATACGTGAGACCCCAGTGCTAGATGGACTAGATTTTTTCGCAGCTGGTATGGGATCTCTCTATGCACAGCAGGTTAAAGAGGATTTACGTAGAGCTCGGATAGGTTCAAAGAGGTTCGAGTCAACTGAGGAATTCAGTGGGAATATGGAACTGGTGGAAGTTGGTCAAGTTGAACAAGTAATGACTGCAGATAAAATGGCTGAAGTTGCCATAAGGGTACTTTGTGCTGGAATGTCAGTTACTATGAGCTCACTGACAGAGTTTTCTATTGCTTCTGCTGAGGGGTATGCTGATCTTGTGAATCAATGGGACGATGCCAAGACTAGAGCTTGA
- the LOC133712058 gene encoding protein ROLLING AND ERECT LEAF 2-like isoform X2, with protein sequence MGCSTSKLDDEEAVQLCKDRKRFIKQALEQRARFASGHLAYIQSLKRVSAALRDYIEVDEPHVFSLESFITPPFTPIKKTSPGFICDSTPKIRRISSKSFSPAQTQSEPHSSVKIHYLRSGGNPAVSVEERPPQSSETVSGSPGFICDSTPKIRRISSKSFSPAQTQSEPHSSVKVHYLRSGGNPAVSVEERPPQSSETVSGSPGFICDSTPKIRRISSKSFSPAQTQSEPHSSVKVHCLRSGGNPAVSVEERPPQSPETVRVETYSPVHQFGMDGFFAMQSSPMNSSSFFSYSPNNRPNIPPPSPQNSQWDFFWNPFSSLDYYGYPTPSSIDQTVMDDENRGLRQVREEEGIPDLEEIETEQEDCYDEANVRQERDKMDLNYNREEVIVEDVDDEEDEDEETVSGNETEHEAEIPSHDHVTIEVRAQTARQVETSNQGTAVVDREAKEETPGFTVYVNRRPTSMAEVIKDLEDQFVIVCNAANQVSALLEANREQYSSTSNELSAMKMLNPVALFRSASSSRSASSRFLVTSSCSKDEGYESSSDFSEEPCMFSGSHQSTLDRLYAWEKKLYEEVKSGEKVRMTYDKKLKQLRNQDVKGDDQSALEKTRVSIRDLHTQMKVSIHSVEAISKRIESLRDEELQPQLSELVQGLARMWKVMAECHQTQKRSLDEAKLLLAGTPSKLEAKRLSSSSSVTDPNRLARSAANLETELRNWRAYFESWITSQRSYVRALTGWLLRCMRADPDTSKLPFSPRRSNGAPPIFGICIQWSRFLDAIRETPVLDGLDFFAAGMGSLYAQQVKEDLRRARIGSKRFESTEEFSGNMELVEVGQVEQVMTADKMAEVAIRVLCAGMSVTMSSLTEFSIASAEGYADLVNQWDDAKTRA encoded by the exons ATGGGATGTTCTACATCTAAGCTAGATGATGAAGAAGCAGTTCAACTTTGTAAAGATCGAAAGAGATTTATTAAACAGGCTCTCGAACAAAGAGCACGATTTGCATCTGGACACTTGGCCTATATCCAGTCCCTGAAAAGAGTTTCGGCTGCTCTTCGTGACTATATTGAAGTGGATGAGCCTCATGTGTTCTCATTAGAGTCCTTCATAACCCCACCATTCACTccaataaagaaaacaagtccTGGTTTTATCTGTGACAGTACACCTAAGATCAGGAGGATTTCATCAAAATCCTTCTCACCTGCACAAACCCAATCCGAACCCCATTCATCTGTGAAGATACATTACCTAAGATCAGGAGGAAATCCGGCAGTGTCAGTGGAAGAGAGACCACCTCAATCATCGGAGACAGTCAGTGGAAGTCCTGGTTTTATCTGTGACAGTACACCTAAGATCAGGAGGATTTCATCAAAATCCTTCTCACCTGCACAAACCCAATCCGAACCCCATTCATCTGTGAAGGTACATTACCTAAGATCAGGAGGAAATCCGGCAGTGTCAGTGGAAGAGAGACCACCTCAATCATCGGAGACAGTCAGTGGAAGTCCTGGTTTTATCTGTGACAGTACACCTAAGATCAGGAGGATTTCATCAAAATCCTTCTCACCTGCACAAACCCAATCCGAACCCCATTCATCTGTGAAGGTACATTGCCTAAGATCAGGAGGAAATCCGGCAGTGTCAGTGGAAGAGAGACCCCCTCAATCACCAGAGACGGTCAGAGTAGAAACTTACTCTCCAGTACACCAGTTTGGAATGGATGGTTTCTTTGCAATGCAATCTTCTCCAATGAATTCTTCTTCATTCTTCTCCTATTCCCCTAACAACAGGCCCAATATCCCTCCACCTTCACCTCAAAACTCTCAATGGGATTTTTTCTGGAACCCATTTTCATCATTAGATTACTATGGTTATCCCACTCCATCTAGTATTGATCAGACAGTCATGGATGATGAGAATAGAGGACTAAGGCAGGtcagagaagaagaagggatCCCTGACTTGGAAGAAATTGAAACTGAGCAAGAGGATTGCTATGATGAGGCAAATGTAAGACAAGAAAGGGATAAAATGGATCTAAACTACAACAGAGAAGAAGTTATTGTTGAAGACGTTGATgatgaggaggatgaggatgaggagaCGGTCAGCGGAAACGAAACTGAGCATGAAGCAGAAATACCCTCCCATGATCATGTTACTATAGAGGTGCGAGCTCAGACTGCAAGACAAGTTGAAACTAGTAATCAAGGAACGGCAGTTGTTGATCGAGAGGCCAAGGAAGAAACACCAGGATTTACTGTTTATGTAAACCGAAGGCCAACGAGTATGGCAGAAGTTATCAAGGATTTAGAAGATCAGTTTGTGATCGTTTGCAATGCAGCCAATCAGGTCTCGGCGTTGTTAGAGGCCAACAGAGAGCAGTACTCATCAACCTCCAATGAACTCTCAG CCATGAAAATGCTGAACCCAGTAGCTTTATTTCGCTCAGCATCCTCGTCTCGCTCAGCCTCATCCAGATTTTTAGTGACTTCTTCCTGCTCCAAAGATGAAGGTTATGAAAGCAGCAGTGACTTCTCAGAGGAGCCCTGCATGTTTTCAGGTAGTCACCAATCAACATTGGACAGATTGTATGCTTGGGAGAAGAAACTCTATGAGGAAGTCAAG TCTGGAGAAAAGGTTCGGATGACATATGACAAGAAATTAAAGCAACTCCGGAACCAAGATGTAAAAGGCGATGACCAATCTGCTCTAGAAAAAACAAGGGTATCCATTAGAGATCTGCATACGCAGATGAAGGTTTCGATACACTCAGTTGAAGCTATTTCAAAGAGAATTGAATCCTTAAGGGATGAAGAACTGCAGCCTCAACTTTCAGAATTGGTGCAAGG GTTGGCAAGGATGTGGAAAGTAATGGCAGAGTGTCATCAGACACAGAAACGAAGCCTCGATGAAGCCAAGCTTTTACTAGCAGGCACACCTTCAAAACTGGAAGCTAAAAGGCTTTCTTCTTCCAGTTCAGTCACTGATCCAAACCGGCTAGCACGTTCTGCAGCCAATCTTGAGACCGAACTGAGGAATTGGAGAGCCTATTTTGAGTCATGGATCACTTCTCAGCGATCCTACGTACGCGCATTAACAGGATGGCTTCTCCGTTGCATGAGGGCTGATCCAGATACATCAAAGTTGCCATTCTCTCCTCGTCGCTCTAACGGTGCTCCTCCAATATTTGGAATATGCATCCAATGGTCAAGGTTTCTAGATGCCATACGTGAGACCCCAGTGCTAGATGGACTAGATTTTTTCGCAGCTGGTATGGGATCTCTCTATGCACAGCAGGTTAAAGAGGATTTACGTAGAGCTCGGATAGGTTCAAAGAGGTTCGAGTCAACTGAGGAATTCAGTGGGAATATGGAACTGGTGGAAGTTGGTCAAGTTGAACAAGTAATGACTGCAGATAAAATGGCTGAAGTTGCCATAAGGGTACTTTGTGCTGGAATGTCAGTTACTATGAGCTCACTGACAGAGTTTTCTATTGCTTCTGCTGAGGGGTATGCTGATCTTGTGAATCAATGGGACGATGCCAAGACTAGAGCTTGA
- the LOC133712501 gene encoding probable glutathione S-transferase: protein MKIFPPIVDALCSEGKEQEEAIVKARENLKYLQEELKGKKFFAGKQIGFADIALRWLAQHENVFEEVASMKLIAEDEFPLLSQWQKTLSDAPIIKENWAPRDKLVTKFQAIHERELVKKLKKGAPK, encoded by the coding sequence ATGAAGATTTTTCCACCTATTGTGGACGCATTATGCAGTGAAGGGAAAGAGCAAGAGGAAGCTATTGTGAAAGCAAGGGAGAACTTGAAGTACTTGCAAGAAGAGCTAAAGGGAAAGAAATTCTTTGCGGGAAAGCAAATTGGATTTGCAGATATCGCTCTCAGATGGCTTGCACAACATGAGAACGTGTTTGAAGAGGTAGCTAGCATGAAGCTGATAGCAGAAGATGAGTTCCCATTGTTATCCCAATGGCAAAAGACTTTATCAGATGCTCCTATAATCAAAGAGAATTGGGCTCCTAGAGACAAACTTGTCACTAAATTTCAGGCTATCCATGAGCGTGAACTTGTCAAGAAGTTGAAGAAAGGGGCACCTAAGTGA